One Oncorhynchus masou masou isolate Uvic2021 chromosome 27, UVic_Omas_1.1, whole genome shotgun sequence genomic window carries:
- the ajuba gene encoding LIM domain-containing protein ajuba isoform X2 encodes MDRLGSKLLEKLKLTDSGSVKFASSKKKNELVNNTNNNSNGNTSSGLPPTLSTATSSPSTPGQFSLTSPTSTEACRPASGRGGNGLGERVSATQHLSPSTSSIAPQTADCEHQPYPLSNLAPLRRRSPQQRASCYLGEGVDIQLRRESGLGDCDPAGSKASLNQRRYSLELQQLVRRQQLLSHPPLSHSSGPPPAYPTSSTSSGYGSAPRGGAMAELHYVPEPERHKRLSLQEALFYKRLSAGGELWESTRPASLSHPPHRPSEMGGGGVVGGGFFFPPGPTLSPCSSFSLQESVLVSPRSSFASSTASGGSPMGSRCSSNRTSGISLGYDTRYSAAPQLQFSSLHAGGSTSGQGYTVSGRAGAHSGSGGWQDYLDGVSSPGGTGVQDSRHSYPPAVGSPAAACYRAGPEWWDERGVGSARGEETGVGAGRERARYSDLPGTRYQEELTRLLLRDAALEGEGLHLGGLMLKEHAKALSKPVTLVNTATAAGPIKAQEEPGAGREALSENRQEFFGTCVKCGKGVYGADNACQALDSLYHTHCFTCVSCGRTLRNKDFYNVNGSVYCKEDYMFSGFQAAAEKCSVCGHLILEQILQAMGNSYHPGCFRCVVCSKALDGVPFTVDHLSNIYCVSDYNRTFAPKCAACLQPILPAEGSEEILRVMSMNNDYHFECYHCEECGKQLSDQQGSQCFPLDSHLLCHSCHMTRVCAS; translated from the exons ATGGACCGACTTGGAAGTAAGTTATTGGAGAAGTTGAAACTGACTGACTCAGGGAGTGTGAAATTCGCCAGTTCTAAAAAGAAAAACGAGTTGGTCAACAACACCAACAATAACAGCAATGGGAACACCAGTAGTGGACTACCACCAACCCTGAGCACTGCAACCTCCTCACCATCAACACCCGGccagttctctctcacctctccaacCTCAACGGAGGCATGCAGACCGGCCAGTGGCAGAGGTGGGAatggactgggagagagagtctccgctacccagcacctctccccctctacaaGCTCCATCGCCCCCCAAACTGCTGACTGCGAACATCAACCCTACCCCCTCTCAAATCTCGCCCCCCTTCGGCGGCGTTCGCCCCAGCAGCGTGCCTCCTGCTACTTGGGGGAGGGCGTTGACATCCAGCTGAGGCGTGAGTCAGGCCTGGGGGACTGTGACCCGGCTGGGTCCAAGGCCTCTCTGAACCAGCGCCGCTACTCTCTGGAGCTCCAGCAGCTGGTCCGACGCCAGCAgctcctctcccaccctcctctgtCCCACTCCTCTGGCCCCCCTCCGGCAtaccccacctcctccacctcctcggGTTACGGCTCCGCTCCCCGTGGTGGCGCAATGGCCGAGCTGCACTATGTCCCCGAGCCGGAGCGCCACAAACGCCTCTCCCTCCAGGAGGCACTGTTCTACAAGCGGCTGAGCGCCGGAGGGGAACTCTGGGAGAGCACCAGGCCGGCCtcgctctctcacccccctcacaGGCCCTctgagatgggaggaggaggagtggtgggTGGCGGTTTCTTCTTCCCCCCAGGCCCGACACTGAGCCCCTGCTCGTCCTTCAGTCTCCAAGAGTCGGTGCTGGTCAGTCCCAGGTCCAGCTTTGCCTCCAGTACTGCCAGCGGTGGAAGCCCCATGGGCAGCCGCTGTAGCAGCAACCGCACCAGCGGAATCAGCCTGGGGTATGACACCCGCTACTCCGCGGCACCGCAGCTGCAGTTCTCCTCCCTGCACGCAGGGGGCTCCACCAGTGGACAGGGATACACAGTCTCTGGCAGGGCCGGGGCACACTCTGGGTCAGGAGGCTGGCAGGACTACCTGGACGGGGTCTCCTCACCTGGAGGAACAGGGGTTCAGGACAGCCGGCATTCATACCCGCCTGCGGTGGGTAGCCCGGCAGCGGCCTGTTACCGGGCTGGGCCCGAGTGGTGGGATGAGAGGGGAGTAGGATCAGCACGAGGGGAGGAGACTGGCGTGGGCGCTGGCAGGGAACGGGCGCGCTACTCGGACCTCCCGGGGACCCGCTACCAAGAGGAACTGACGCGCCTGTTGCTAAGAGACGCAGcactggagggggaggggctacaccTGGGTGGTCTGATGCTCAAAGAACATGCCAAGGCCCTCAGCAAGCCGGTGACGCTTGTCAACACAGCTACGGCTGCCGGACCAATCAAAGCCCAGGAGGAGCCAGGAGCGGGGAGGGAGGCGTTGTCTGAGAATCGCCAGGAGTTCTTTG GTACATGTGTGAAGTGTGGGAAAGGTGTGTATGGAGCGGATAATGCTTGCCAGGCTCTGGACAGCCTCTATCACACACACTGCTTCACCTGTGTGTCCTGTG GTCGCACCCTGAGAAACAAGGACTTTTACAACGTCAATGGCTCTGTGTACTGTAAAGAGGATTACATG TTCTCAGGGTTCCAGGCTGCAGCAGAGAAATGCAGTGTGTGTGGCCACCTTATCctggaacag ATCCTCCAGGCAATGGGGAACTCTTACCACCCTGGTTGTTTCCGCTGTGTGGTGTGTTCCAAAGCCCTGGACGGAGTTCCCTTCACCGTCGACCACCTCAGCAACATCTACTGTGTCTCGGACTACAACAG AACGTTTGCTCCTAAATGTGCTGCCTGCTTACAACCCATCTTACCTGCTGAG GGCAGCGAGGAGATACTCCGGGTGATGTCTATGAACAACGATTATCACTTTGAGTGCTACCACTGTGAG GAATGTGGGAAGCAGCTCTCGGATCAGCAGGGCTCCCAGTGCTTCCCTCTGGACTCTCATCTCCTCTGCCATTCATGTCACATGACCCGGGTGTGCGCCTCATAA
- the ajuba gene encoding LIM domain-containing protein ajuba isoform X1, with translation MDRLGSKLLEKLKLTDSGSVKFASSKKKNELVNNTNNNSNGNTSSGLPPTLSTATSSPSTPGQFSLTSPTSTEACRPASGRGGNGLGERVSATQHLSPSTSSIAPQTADCEHQPYPLSNLAPLRRRSPQQRASCYLGEGVDIQLRRESGLGDCDPAGSKASLNQRRYSLELQQLVRRQQLLSHPPLSHSSGPPPAYPTSSTSSGYGSAPRGGAMAELHYVPEPERHKRLSLQEALFYKRLSAGGELWESTRPASLSHPPHRPSEMGGGGVVGGGFFFPPGPTLSPCSSFSLQESVLVSPRSSFASSTASGGSPMGSRCSSNRTSGISLGYDTRYSAAPQLQFSSLHAGGSTSGQGYTVSGRAGAHSGSGGWQDYLDGVSSPGGTGVQDSRHSYPPAVGSPAAACYRAGPEWWDERGVGSARGEETGVGAGRERARYSDLPGTRYQEELTRLLLRDAALEGEGLHLGGLMLKEHAKALSKPVTLVNTATAAGPIKAQEEPGAGREALSENRQEFFGTCVKCGKGVYGADNACQALDSLYHTHCFTCVSCGRTLRNKDFYNVNGSVYCKEDYMFSGFQAAAEKCSVCGHLILEQILQAMGNSYHPGCFRCVVCSKALDGVPFTVDHLSNIYCVSDYNRSTCRSILPLELLLPRRTFAPKCAACLQPILPAEGSEEILRVMSMNNDYHFECYHCEECGKQLSDQQGSQCFPLDSHLLCHSCHMTRVCAS, from the exons ATGGACCGACTTGGAAGTAAGTTATTGGAGAAGTTGAAACTGACTGACTCAGGGAGTGTGAAATTCGCCAGTTCTAAAAAGAAAAACGAGTTGGTCAACAACACCAACAATAACAGCAATGGGAACACCAGTAGTGGACTACCACCAACCCTGAGCACTGCAACCTCCTCACCATCAACACCCGGccagttctctctcacctctccaacCTCAACGGAGGCATGCAGACCGGCCAGTGGCAGAGGTGGGAatggactgggagagagagtctccgctacccagcacctctccccctctacaaGCTCCATCGCCCCCCAAACTGCTGACTGCGAACATCAACCCTACCCCCTCTCAAATCTCGCCCCCCTTCGGCGGCGTTCGCCCCAGCAGCGTGCCTCCTGCTACTTGGGGGAGGGCGTTGACATCCAGCTGAGGCGTGAGTCAGGCCTGGGGGACTGTGACCCGGCTGGGTCCAAGGCCTCTCTGAACCAGCGCCGCTACTCTCTGGAGCTCCAGCAGCTGGTCCGACGCCAGCAgctcctctcccaccctcctctgtCCCACTCCTCTGGCCCCCCTCCGGCAtaccccacctcctccacctcctcggGTTACGGCTCCGCTCCCCGTGGTGGCGCAATGGCCGAGCTGCACTATGTCCCCGAGCCGGAGCGCCACAAACGCCTCTCCCTCCAGGAGGCACTGTTCTACAAGCGGCTGAGCGCCGGAGGGGAACTCTGGGAGAGCACCAGGCCGGCCtcgctctctcacccccctcacaGGCCCTctgagatgggaggaggaggagtggtgggTGGCGGTTTCTTCTTCCCCCCAGGCCCGACACTGAGCCCCTGCTCGTCCTTCAGTCTCCAAGAGTCGGTGCTGGTCAGTCCCAGGTCCAGCTTTGCCTCCAGTACTGCCAGCGGTGGAAGCCCCATGGGCAGCCGCTGTAGCAGCAACCGCACCAGCGGAATCAGCCTGGGGTATGACACCCGCTACTCCGCGGCACCGCAGCTGCAGTTCTCCTCCCTGCACGCAGGGGGCTCCACCAGTGGACAGGGATACACAGTCTCTGGCAGGGCCGGGGCACACTCTGGGTCAGGAGGCTGGCAGGACTACCTGGACGGGGTCTCCTCACCTGGAGGAACAGGGGTTCAGGACAGCCGGCATTCATACCCGCCTGCGGTGGGTAGCCCGGCAGCGGCCTGTTACCGGGCTGGGCCCGAGTGGTGGGATGAGAGGGGAGTAGGATCAGCACGAGGGGAGGAGACTGGCGTGGGCGCTGGCAGGGAACGGGCGCGCTACTCGGACCTCCCGGGGACCCGCTACCAAGAGGAACTGACGCGCCTGTTGCTAAGAGACGCAGcactggagggggaggggctacaccTGGGTGGTCTGATGCTCAAAGAACATGCCAAGGCCCTCAGCAAGCCGGTGACGCTTGTCAACACAGCTACGGCTGCCGGACCAATCAAAGCCCAGGAGGAGCCAGGAGCGGGGAGGGAGGCGTTGTCTGAGAATCGCCAGGAGTTCTTTG GTACATGTGTGAAGTGTGGGAAAGGTGTGTATGGAGCGGATAATGCTTGCCAGGCTCTGGACAGCCTCTATCACACACACTGCTTCACCTGTGTGTCCTGTG GTCGCACCCTGAGAAACAAGGACTTTTACAACGTCAATGGCTCTGTGTACTGTAAAGAGGATTACATG TTCTCAGGGTTCCAGGCTGCAGCAGAGAAATGCAGTGTGTGTGGCCACCTTATCctggaacag ATCCTCCAGGCAATGGGGAACTCTTACCACCCTGGTTGTTTCCGCTGTGTGGTGTGTTCCAAAGCCCTGGACGGAGTTCCCTTCACCGTCGACCACCTCAGCAACATCTACTGTGTCTCGGACTACAACAG GTCTACATGTCGTTCTATTCTGCCATTGGAACTCTTGTTGCCCCGCAGAACGTTTGCTCCTAAATGTGCTGCCTGCTTACAACCCATCTTACCTGCTGAG GGCAGCGAGGAGATACTCCGGGTGATGTCTATGAACAACGATTATCACTTTGAGTGCTACCACTGTGAG GAATGTGGGAAGCAGCTCTCGGATCAGCAGGGCTCCCAGTGCTTCCCTCTGGACTCTCATCTCCTCTGCCATTCATGTCACATGACCCGGGTGTGCGCCTCATAA